GGTCCTCGAAATTGATGCGTTCGACCTTGGTCAAGGCAAAATAACGCTCATTCTCTCCGGGCGCGCGAATGACACCCTCGACCGAGTCGCCTGTGCGCAGCGCGTGCTGCCGGATCATGTCGGGGCTGACATAGATATCGTCGGGGCCGGGCAGATAATTTGCCTCGGTCGAGCGCAAAAAGCCGAACCCGTCCTGAACGACCTCCAGCACACCGTCGCCACCGATATCGTAGCCATCCTCCGCATGCTCCTTGAGGATCGAGAACATCATCTCGCCCTTGCGCATGGTCGAGGCGTTCTCGATCTCCCATTCCTCGGCCATCGCCAGCAAATCCTTCGGGCTTTTCGCCTTCAGATCGGACAGATTCAACCGCTCTTCGCTCATCGCATCACCGCATATCGCACCCGCACGGGCATCGATTTCTATTGTTCAAAGGAAAATATCCGCACCGGACGGGCAGACCGTTGCGCGGCCCTTAAAGCAGCGCGTGATTCGAGTCAACGTGTCAGGCGCACGGACTCATCTCGGATCAACAGATGGAAGCCATCTCTTAAAACTTCAAGATCACAGAACATACGATGATCACCATCAACAGGGTCGGAACCTCGTTCATCATCCGATAACGCCGACCATCCAGCCCGGCCCCATCACGCAGAGCGACACGCTGGCGTCCCAGCCAGTGGTGAAACCAGGTCATCATCAGGACGGAAACACCTTTCAGCCAAGGCCAAACCATCGTCCAGTCAACGATACCCGGCGTGAGCACCAACAGCATTCCGCAGATCCATGCGACAATCATCGCGGGACGCATGATCAGCCGCAGCAGCTTATCCTCCATAATCATGAAGGACGCCGCCGGCTCGTCTGAGTTTCCACCTCTCTCGGCATGATAGACAAACAGCCGAGGCAGATAGAAAAGGCCTGCCATCCAAGCAATCACGGCCATGATATGCAGTGATTTTATCCATGGATAGATCGAAGAGAGAAGATCAGACATGGACCTCTCTTATAAATAAAATATGAGATAAGAAAGATGATGATGTTTGTAGGCCATGTGTATGATGGGATAGAGCGCCCGACCCCGTGTTATCCACAGAAGCCAGTAAAGAATAACGACAATTATATTATTATAACAGTTAGTTAGACAGATAAGACCCTCTTTTCCACACACTGTGGAAAGCGACGACAGTTTTGTCCAACTGTGGATGAAAGCCTGTCGTTCGCGCTCGGTTCTCATCGCATATCCCCAGAGCGATCCGCCCCCGCTTCCATCCCCGCGCTTATCCACAATTTCATCCAAGGCCAGCACTCTGACGAGGTAGGATTTTCGCTTTCACCGGTGGGAGAGTAACGCTATCCAAGATCCCATGACCTTGCAAAACCAAGAAGAACCGGGTTCGAGACCGGACCATGCGCCAATTGCCGGAGTCATTGGTTGGCCGATCGCCCATTCCCGTTCGCCGCTTCTGCATGGTCACTGGCTGAAACGCTACGAATTGCCGGGCGCCTATATAGCTCTTCCGGTGCATCCCGAAGATCTCGGTGCGGTGCTGGGCATTTTGCCTCGCATGGGATTTGTCGGCGTCAATCTTACGATTCCCCATAAGGAAGCGGCGCTGAAGCTGGCCGATATTGTCACGGATCGCGCGGCGCTGATTGGCGCGGCTAACACCCTGATCTTTCGCCAGGATGGAAAAATTCATGCTGATAATACAGATGGTTACGGATTCATCGCCAATCTGATGCAATATGCGCCAGACTGGCGCGCCGATCAGGGGCCGGCCGCGGTAATCGGTGCGGGCGGCGCGGCGCGTGCTGTGGTCGCATCGCTGCTTGAAAGCGGTGTGCCCGAACTCCGGATCAGCAACCGCACCCGCTTGCGCGCCGATCAGATCAAGTCTGAATTCGGTGCCAAGGTCGTGGTCTATGACTGGGCGCAGGCCGGAAACATGCTGGAAGGGTCGCGCACGGTTGTGAATGCAACGTCGATGGGGATGGCGGGGAAAAGCCCGCTGAAGCTGCCGCTCGAAGCGCTTTCCGCGGGGACGCTTGCAACAGATCTCGTCTATACGCCGCTGATGACAGATTTCCTGAAACAGGCTGAACGGCGCGGATGCGAGATCGTGGACGGCCTCGGCATGCTGCTGCACCAGGCGGCACCGGGTTTTGAGCGCTGGTTTGGCATAAGGCCAGAAGTAGATGATGCGCTGCGCGAGGCTGTGCTGTGACGTTTCGTCTTGGCCTGACGGGGTCCATCGGCATGGGCAAGTCCACGACAGCGCGCATGTTCGCCGAGCGTGGCTATCCGGTCTGGGATGCCGACGCCGCCGTCCATCGCCTTTATACCAGCTGCGGCGCTGCCATGTCGCAGGTTTCTGCCGCGTTTCCGGGTGTCATCAGGGACGGTGTTGTGGATCGCGCGCTTCTGAAAGAAGCTCTGGCAGAGGATGACGCTGCGCTTGAAAAGCTCGAAGCCATCGTCCACCCGCTTGTCGCAAGGGACCGTGCAGAGTTCATTTCGCAGGCCGCACAAGGCGGCGCGGCCCTCGTCGTGCTGGATATTCCGCTGCTCTTCGAAACCGGGGCGGAAGCTGGAATGGATGGGGTCGCCGTCGTTTCGACCGACGCCGCCACCCAGCGGAAGCGTGTGCTGGCCCGTCCGGGAATGACCGAAGAAACGCTGTCGATGATCCTGTCTCGCCAGCTTCCCGACGACGAAAAACGTGCCCGCGCGGATTGGGTCATTCCCACCGACGATCTGTCTTCAGCGCATGCGGCGGTCGACGAAATCTGCCGCGAAATTGAGGAGCGGAAAGATGCGTGAAATCGTCATGGACACCGAGACCACCGGGCTCGACCCGGACAAGGGCGACAAGCTGGTTGAGATCGGTGCGGTCGAGCTGATCAACCATCTGCCCACCGACAATACCTTCCACGAATATATCAACCCGCAGCGCGATGTTCCGGCCGAGGCGGTCGCCGTCCACGGCCTCACGCAGGAATTTCTCAGCGGCAAGCCGCTGTTTGAACAGGTCGCCGACAAATTTCTCGACTTTATCGGCCCTGACGCGAAGCTGGTCATCCACAACGCCAGTTTCGACATGAAATTTCTCAATGCCGAGCTGGCTGCTCTGGGTCGTCCGAAACTGCCCTGGTCGCGCGCGATCGATACGCTGGCCATTGCGCGCGAAAAATTTCCCGGTGCTCAGAACTCGCTCGATGCGCTATGCCGCCGCTTCAATATCGACAACTCGGCGCGGAGCTTGCACGGCGCTCTGATCGACAGCCAGATCCTGGCCGAGGTCTATCTCGAACTGATCGGCGGTCGCCAACCCGACCTTGTGTTAAGCGCGCCGTCTGAGCAGCATGATCAAAACGGCCCAACCGAACGGCATCAATCGCGCAGCGACGCGCGTCAGCGCCCCGCAGCACTCGCTTCACGGCTGAGCGATGCAGAACGTGCCGCCCATGAGGAATTCGTCGCGAAGATCGGTGAAAACGCCTTGTGGCATCGCTACGTCAGCCCCTCAGCCGGTTGATCTTCCCGAACAGAGCGCCGACACTGACCCAGTTGAACGGGCGGGGCACATGATCGGGCCATTGCGGGACATCTGGCAGTTCATCGCAGCTCTCGGAGAGCGGATGGACAAGATCCATATGGGTCTGATCGCGGCAGGCGTGGCCTTCTATGCGATGTTTGCCGTGTTTCCAGGCCTCGCGGCGATCATCGCGCTGTGGGGGCTCTGGTATGATCCCAACATCATTCAGCAATATGTCCATGTCGGAGAAGAATTTATCCCGCCAGAGGCGATGGATATCCTTCAGGCACAGGTGGATTCGCTGACCGAAGGCGGGCGCACGCAGCTTGGCTGGACGACCTTTCTGTCCTTCATGATCGCCACCATCGCCGCGCGGGCCGGGGTTAACGCGCTTGTGCGCGGCCTGAACGCCGCCTATGGGGTGCGCGCCCATTCGACCATCGTCGGCTTTGTGCTGGCCTATGTGCTGACGCTGGCGATTGTGGGCGTCGTGCTGATGGGGCTGGTGACCATTGTGGTCGTGCCGATCATCCTCAATCTTTTCGCGCTTGGTCCGCTGCGCGGCTGGCTGATTACCGGGCTACCATGGGCCGGGATGCTGCTGATCGTGATGATCGGGATCGGGATCCTCTACCGTTACGGCCCGAATGTGCGCCGCCCGCGCACGCCGATTTTCACCTGGGGCTCCATCGTGGCGACCATTGCCTGGGGCCTCGCCTCGCTGGCGTTCTCAGCCTATCTGGGCAGCTTCAACAGCTATAACCGGATCTACGGCTCCATCGGGGCGGTGGTGGCGCTGCTGATGTGGTTCTATCTGGCGGCTTTCTCGGTGATGCTCGGCGCGATCTTCAATGTCGAGCTGCGCCGCCGCCGCCGCGTCGCCGCTGCGCGCGAGGCACGACAATCCCTGCGTGACGAGGCAGAACAGGCTCAGAGCGGGTCTGTCTGATAGAGCCGGATCTTCAGTGAACCATGCGCCACGATGGGGCCGGGTGGCTTGAAGGGCAGTCCAGTGGTCTTTGCCAGCCCCGGCTGCGACGTCACGATCCCCACGCGCCAGCCGCGGAAACGTGACATCAGCACCTCGCCCATCTGCGCATGCAGCCCGAAAAGCGGGCCTTTATTGCCAATTCGTGTGCCATAGGGAGGGTTGATGATGACCAGCCCCGGCGGCCCTTCGGGCGGTTTCAGATCGGCGAAGGCGCCCTGTCGGAAATCGCAGAACGCCGAGACCTGCGCACGCTCGGCATTCTCGCGGCTCATCCGCACGGCTCCGGCATCGCGGTCGTTGCCGCTGAAAAGAAACTTCGGAGCTCGCACGGCGGTGCTTTTCATCCTGACCCAAATATCCGGATCGAAGCTGGCAAAACGCTCGAACGCAAAATTCCGGTCCCGGCCGGGCAACAGCCCCGCTGCGATCTCTGCGGCTTCGATCACGAATGTCCCCGAGCCGCACATCGGGTCAAGGACCGGCTCGCGCCCCTGATAACCGCATTCGCGCAGAAATGCCGCGGCCATGGTCTCGCGCATCGGGGCTTTCGCCACGGCCTCCTTGTGGCCGCGCTTGTGCAGGCTCTCGCCAGAGGAATCGAGACTGACAACGGCGAGGTCGTCCTCGATCCGCAGCTTTACCACAACGTCGGCATCGGGCGAGATATTCGCGCCAAGCTCTTCGCGCAGCGCGCGCTCGATCCGCTGAGCTGCGGCGCCGGCGTGGTAGATACGCGACTTGCGGCAGCTTGCCTCGACCCGAAGCGGGACAGAGGGGTCAAGCCAGTCGGCCCAGGGCAGCTTCCGGGACCGCTTGTCGAGCTGCGCCAGATGCATCGCCCGGAACGAGGCGACCCGCACCAGAACCCGCGTCGCACAGCGCAGCGTCAGATTGGCACGCCAGACCTCGGTCCAGTCGCCTTGCGTTTCGACCCCGCCCGGCACGATCTTCGGATCGGCAAAGCCCGCATCACGCGCCTCATCGGCCAGCGGCTGCTCCAACCCCGGCGTCGCGACAAGGAAAATCCCCAGATCGCTCAGCTTGCCGCCAGCCCTTCGGTCGACGAGAAGAACATGGCCTGGCTTAGCGCCGAGCTGACCTGATCCTCGGTATAGGGTTTCGAAATCAGGAAGGCCGGTTCCGGCCGGTCGCCGGTCAGCAGCCGTTCGGGGAAGGCGGTGACAAAGATCACCGGCACGTCGCCCAGCGATTGCAGCAGTTCGTTCACCGCGTCGATGCCCGACGATCCGTCGGCCAGCTGAATATCGGCGAGAATCAGGTCGGGACGTTTTTCGTCGGCCAGCTGGATCGCGGCGGAGTGGGTGCGTGCGATGCCCGTCACCTCATGGCCCATCGCCTGAACGATGCCCTTGAGATCCATCGCGATGATGGTCTCATCCTCGATGATCATCACCTTGCCGCGGACCGACTGGCTCATCTCGTCCATGGCGATGCGCACAAGATCCTCGGCCTCACCGGCGTCGATCTGCATCACCTGTCCGATCTCGTCATAGCGGAGCCCCTCGATCGAGCTCAGCAGCAGGGCCTCGCGCGAATTGGGCGTCAGTTTCGACATCAGCGACTGCGCCCGCGCCCCCCGCGCGCCCCCATCCGCGTCGGCGACCGGCTGACCGCTGGAATCCCAGATGGCGTGAAACGCCCGGAACAATCCGACCCGCGTGTCGAGCCCGTCCATCACGCTCCGGTCGGTCAGGATGACCTCCAGCGCGGCGGCAGCATATTTGTCGCCGACGGTCTGGCTACCCGTAAGCGCGCGGGCGTAGCGCCGCAAAAAGGGCAGCTCGCGCCCGATAGACTTGGCAAGATCGGCAGAAGACATGTAAACCTCGATCGTCGCGGCCCTCAAATGGAACCTAGGTGTCATCTATCGGTTGAGCGGCGTGCGCACAAGATTGGCGGGATTAACAAAATTATGACGAGTAAGCGCGACGAGCGAAAAAAAGCTGCTCTCGACAAGCAGATCGACGAAAATCTGAAACGCGTCTACCAGCAGGACAGTGAGCAGGACATACCCGACGAATTGCTCGCCTTGCTTGAAAAACTCCGCGAGCAGGAGTGAGAGACTTGGCTGATAAATCGAAGGTCGCGCAGGATCAGAAGTCCGGCGCCAACCCCCGCGACGAACTTGTCGATCATCTTCCCGCGCTGCGCGCGTTTGCGCTGTCTCTGACCCGCGAAGGTGCCTCGGCGGATGATCTTGTGCAGGACACCATCGTCAAGGCCTGGACGAATATGGATAAATTCCAGCCCGGCACCAATCTCCGGGCGTGGCTGTTCACCATTCTGCGCAACACTTTCTATTCCGCCCGTCGCAAGACCAAGCGCGAAGTGTCTGACGCAGACGGTATTCATGCCGCGAGGCTGGCCACGCGCCCCGAACATGACGGGCGTCTCGCCCTGTCGGACTTCCGCGATGCCTTCGCCCATCTGCCCGATGAGCAGCGCGAGGCGCTGATCCTGGTCGGAGCTTCCGGGTTTTCCTATGAAGAAGCCGCTGAAATGACCGGCGTTGCGGTCGGCACGGTGAAATCCCGCGCCAATCGTGGCCGCCGCAAGCTGGCCGAGCTGCTTCATCTCGAAGAGGGCGAAGAGCTGGAAATGACCGACCGAACCACATTGGCGGCGATGGCGTCGAACTCGCCCGTGATGCGCTGAGGCACGATGCTGCGGGGCCTGCTCGAGACACTCCAGTTCACGAAGGGTCTCGGATTCCGTCTCGCGGCGCTGCTTTCGGTGGCGATCCTGCCGATCGGGCTGATGTCGCTGATCCAGACGATGTATCTGTCGGGCGAAGCGGAACGCTCGGCAGAGACCGCCATTGTCGGGCGCACCGGCGCAGCCGCTGCGGGTGAGCGGGCGCTGCTTCAGAGCGCGCTTGGAACAGCGGATGCGCTTGGCCCTGCGGTGCTGCGCGGCATCGACGATGCGGCGGCCTGTTCCAACATGCTCAAGAGCTTCGTCGAACGGGGCGCGACCTATGTTTATGCCGGCTTCACCCGGCTGGACGGCACATCGGAGTGCAATTCCGGCGAGATCGTCGCGGACATGAACGGCTTCACCGCCTATGAGCATTTTCTCGCGAGCCCGACCACCGTTGTGGTCCCGATGCGGCGCGGCGCGGTCAGTCAGCAGGCGGTGGTTGTGGTCGCGCAGCCCCTTTATCGCGAACGCGAGCTGTTGGGCTATGTCTCGGTCTCGCTGTCTCAGGAACTGCTGCAATCGACGCATGGGTCGATCTATGGCGGGAAGGGCGCGCGCACCATCACCTTCAATGCCGAGGGCGACATACTGTCCGCCGATGAGGGTGTCGTCGAAGATATCAGCGGCGCCTTGCCCCGGAATGAGACACTCCGCAGCCTGATATCACGGGCGGAGACCACCTTTACGGACATCACGGCCTCGGGTGAGCAGCGCGTCTTTGCCGTCGTCTCGGTGGTTCCCGGCCTTGTCTATGCGCTGGGCAGTTTCAGCCCGATGGAGGCAGGGGTGCAGGGCTACCGCGTCACCAAGCTGACCGCGGTGCTGTTTGCCGTAGCGCTTTGGGCGGTGTCGCTTGGCGTCGCCTATTACGCGGTGTATCGTCTTGTTCTGCGCCATATCCGCGAGTTGCGCGGCCAGATGCGCCGCTTTGCCGTGGGCGACCGCGCCGCGCCGCCCCGCATCATGGAAGACGCCCCGACCGAG
This genomic window from Paracoccus sediminicola contains:
- the coaE gene encoding dephospho-CoA kinase (Dephospho-CoA kinase (CoaE) performs the final step in coenzyme A biosynthesis.) — protein: MTFRLGLTGSIGMGKSTTARMFAERGYPVWDADAAVHRLYTSCGAAMSQVSAAFPGVIRDGVVDRALLKEALAEDDAALEKLEAIVHPLVARDRAEFISQAAQGGAALVVLDIPLLFETGAEAGMDGVAVVSTDAATQRKRVLARPGMTEETLSMILSRQLPDDEKRARADWVIPTDDLSSAHAAVDEICREIEERKDA
- a CDS encoding sensor histidine kinase; translated protein: MLRGLLETLQFTKGLGFRLAALLSVAILPIGLMSLIQTMYLSGEAERSAETAIVGRTGAAAAGERALLQSALGTADALGPAVLRGIDDAAACSNMLKSFVERGATYVYAGFTRLDGTSECNSGEIVADMNGFTAYEHFLASPTTVVVPMRRGAVSQQAVVVVAQPLYRERELLGYVSVSLSQELLQSTHGSIYGGKGARTITFNAEGDILSADEGVVEDISGALPRNETLRSLISRAETTFTDITASGEQRVFAVVSVVPGLVYALGSFSPMEAGVQGYRVTKLTAVLFAVALWAVSLGVAYYAVYRLVLRHIRELRGQMRRFAVGDRAAPPRIMEDAPTEIADVSRTFHNMVRILNRDEAALEAAIDEKTVLLKEVHHRVKNNLQLIASIISMQGRLIEDDDAKRTLRSVQDRVASLASIYKNLYQAEHLESVDADRLISEVINQMTSASMGPGKRLKVDTKLEPLILQPDQAVPLTLLTNEAFTNAMKYAGIPPGHDEAWARVSLVRVDGDHAELKVTNSIGEKDLNIESTGLGGQLIEAFALQLDGEAVIETSETEFTLSLVFRIEEIRPLPIEDRNVVLTSAAREGSRH
- a CDS encoding THUMP domain-containing class I SAM-dependent RNA methyltransferase, whose translation is MSDLGIFLVATPGLEQPLADEARDAGFADPKIVPGGVETQGDWTEVWRANLTLRCATRVLVRVASFRAMHLAQLDKRSRKLPWADWLDPSVPLRVEASCRKSRIYHAGAAAQRIERALREELGANISPDADVVVKLRIEDDLAVVSLDSSGESLHKRGHKEAVAKAPMRETMAAAFLRECGYQGREPVLDPMCGSGTFVIEAAEIAAGLLPGRDRNFAFERFASFDPDIWVRMKSTAVRAPKFLFSGNDRDAGAVRMSRENAERAQVSAFCDFRQGAFADLKPPEGPPGLVIINPPYGTRIGNKGPLFGLHAQMGEVLMSRFRGWRVGIVTSQPGLAKTTGLPFKPPGPIVAHGSLKIRLYQTDPL
- a CDS encoding shikimate dehydrogenase yields the protein MTLQNQEEPGSRPDHAPIAGVIGWPIAHSRSPLLHGHWLKRYELPGAYIALPVHPEDLGAVLGILPRMGFVGVNLTIPHKEAALKLADIVTDRAALIGAANTLIFRQDGKIHADNTDGYGFIANLMQYAPDWRADQGPAAVIGAGGAARAVVASLLESGVPELRISNRTRLRADQIKSEFGAKVVVYDWAQAGNMLEGSRTVVNATSMGMAGKSPLKLPLEALSAGTLATDLVYTPLMTDFLKQAERRGCEIVDGLGMLLHQAAPGFERWFGIRPEVDDALREAVL
- a CDS encoding YihY/virulence factor BrkB family protein, with protein sequence MIGPLRDIWQFIAALGERMDKIHMGLIAAGVAFYAMFAVFPGLAAIIALWGLWYDPNIIQQYVHVGEEFIPPEAMDILQAQVDSLTEGGRTQLGWTTFLSFMIATIAARAGVNALVRGLNAAYGVRAHSTIVGFVLAYVLTLAIVGVVLMGLVTIVVVPIILNLFALGPLRGWLITGLPWAGMLLIVMIGIGILYRYGPNVRRPRTPIFTWGSIVATIAWGLASLAFSAYLGSFNSYNRIYGSIGAVVALLMWFYLAAFSVMLGAIFNVELRRRRRVAAAREARQSLRDEAEQAQSGSV
- a CDS encoding response regulator, with product MSSADLAKSIGRELPFLRRYARALTGSQTVGDKYAAAALEVILTDRSVMDGLDTRVGLFRAFHAIWDSSGQPVADADGGARGARAQSLMSKLTPNSREALLLSSIEGLRYDEIGQVMQIDAGEAEDLVRIAMDEMSQSVRGKVMIIEDETIIAMDLKGIVQAMGHEVTGIARTHSAAIQLADEKRPDLILADIQLADGSSGIDAVNELLQSLGDVPVIFVTAFPERLLTGDRPEPAFLISKPYTEDQVSSALSQAMFFSSTEGLAAS
- the dnaQ gene encoding DNA polymerase III subunit epsilon gives rise to the protein MREIVMDTETTGLDPDKGDKLVEIGAVELINHLPTDNTFHEYINPQRDVPAEAVAVHGLTQEFLSGKPLFEQVADKFLDFIGPDAKLVIHNASFDMKFLNAELAALGRPKLPWSRAIDTLAIAREKFPGAQNSLDALCRRFNIDNSARSLHGALIDSQILAEVYLELIGGRQPDLVLSAPSEQHDQNGPTERHQSRSDARQRPAALASRLSDAERAAHEEFVAKIGENALWHRYVSPSAG
- a CDS encoding CopD family protein is translated as MSDLLSSIYPWIKSLHIMAVIAWMAGLFYLPRLFVYHAERGGNSDEPAASFMIMEDKLLRLIMRPAMIVAWICGMLLVLTPGIVDWTMVWPWLKGVSVLMMTWFHHWLGRQRVALRDGAGLDGRRYRMMNEVPTLLMVIIVCSVILKF
- a CDS encoding NepR family anti-sigma factor; this translates as MTSKRDERKKAALDKQIDENLKRVYQQDSEQDIPDELLALLEKLREQE
- a CDS encoding RNA polymerase sigma factor; translation: MADKSKVAQDQKSGANPRDELVDHLPALRAFALSLTREGASADDLVQDTIVKAWTNMDKFQPGTNLRAWLFTILRNTFYSARRKTKREVSDADGIHAARLATRPEHDGRLALSDFRDAFAHLPDEQREALILVGASGFSYEEAAEMTGVAVGTVKSRANRGRRKLAELLHLEEGEELEMTDRTTLAAMASNSPVMR